In Thalassophryne amazonica chromosome 14, fThaAma1.1, whole genome shotgun sequence, one DNA window encodes the following:
- the LOC117525432 gene encoding LOW QUALITY PROTEIN: sterile alpha motif domain-containing protein 9-like (The sequence of the model RefSeq protein was modified relative to this genomic sequence to represent the inferred CDS: inserted 2 bases in 2 codons; deleted 6 bases in 5 codons): protein MADKDDMKNKDQEHEDQELPPDIKDWSKHQVKQWILQLDGVEDTVADSLFQQDVNGQVLYVLDKTDLKDLGLTFGPTKLIIHARDELLKSNEQSESSANQPGRPCKPYPFNRYHDTYRYIESNVLDITESGATDFIEPCHEYKAFINTTEETQMSKFTSEVIRFAAACMNSRTNGTIHFGIGDMPNFTHGQVLGVVVKDKEAFTKKLKSAIKDQFEYKHENAAQTCIKPPRFVEVLSKDKTSSEKYVIEVDIVPNSIICEQNYYVTFSDHKKAKKKATDVDTNKSDTQPSEKFFVRDGGSSRNLLVQTTSAKPKSFQEFDKFKKNIPQLSEYRKEAEESRVDKIKCSYQGSRLSQMITGGSGSLDKSHFERYVIVTNKSHEIHLDSIEFLVALNPTAVLDFDPESTEKGLQFFFDKQCTTNVHLPSAFKIIDGVEDTVIKLKLTRNTSWVVCNGGTKGEEPSDTENWLMEKGASVRDVISFLCRKDVLPNKRFLVIFLLLSRVSDKLDPIVETFSTFWQELQGQEQILCICENEDVFTCWKDALECRCGIDISGRCIYELRFSEVNGTILSLVSKNRRSRHFLTCGGGRKVILEKKVESSLNTLDVLCMNQCEGGNEDIRSIEENFYRGETASWWNFYFSEQPGSTPFIKRDKFDFIINTAIPDLCTLTKVCVLLNLMHVPGCGGTTLAMHTLWTLKDKFRCAVLKDSKADSVEVAAQVVKLLLYSPKEQSPQEQLPQVPVMLMIDEFDDMDKVFELQRLIEEEYMTKNIPSKSAQIIVLNCMRSESSGQTERPGDTVFIGNNLSEEEQKQFVQKLKEMEKEYKNTNTFYGFMIMKENFKTEYIEGVVRNTLKNFDISQRHAKLLAILALLNVYCKHASLSVSLCEEFLGLQTKPFCGTVRIEDGFGKFSTLISNIEVAGMVVFKAVKMLHPQIALHCLLELSSTHKVSKAHITNLLLTKNELYDSTQGKDMLMQNIHSMLVKRRYSLVEESQFSPLIQHIASDTPGDEELVLSNASKRFEKDAVISQLLARYYCLKKKNFIEAKKWARKAKELSRDSSYIADTMAQVFKHELKSAIENEKDVPITPEKLKTFLKMGQSAIDGFKETQSLAKKESAKRLKTKTDNSPFNTSGCVGEIQVGLLITEVLEKTPVFSKEQVRHDIMGEVLSGNLKFQDVEQNDQRRNKHTHYYRILRESEDLLYSLRNGMKKNFDFLENFSVNLGSRFGMTDIREQIVQKELFKCFTQYANRFCKTESKELLMNKHAHPMLVVHQARHFLEKQKADTFSGILNCLSKDISNEIMEKIAKRYKVILGHPWTNVTDMINFIYVNVVLSCIKLGSQQLLPYKELLQYLCHVLNRPILQSDSLSLHFIAVLLLWPQQHFTFPDCSSLGAYISAMRKSYHAEMMDVYNGKWPXVHFFLGKKQGYERLVHARYIKGSTKAEHDDFLLHWENGTIWTRHEVVELLERVTGVVNEKLITGGYFIPNLKVEVIPLFXSQLSGCPNKSNSVMLHGFSMKGPVALDIK, encoded by the exons ATGGCTGACAAAGACGACATGAAG AATAAAGATCAGGAACATGAAGATCAGGAACTGCCTCCTGACATTAAAGACTGGAGTAAACATCAAGTGAAGCAATGGATTCTCCAGCTGGACGGTGTGGAAGACACAGTTGCCGATTCATTGTTTCAGCAAGACGTTAATGGGCAAGTCCTTTATGTTTTGGataaaacagatttaaaagacttgGGTTTAACCTTTGGCCCAACAAAGCTTATCATTCATGCTAGAGATGAGCTACTAAAATCAAACGAGCAGTCAGAAAGCTCTGCCAACCAGCCTGGAAGACCATGTAAGCCCTATCCATTTAATAGGTATCATGACACATACAGATATATAGAAAGCAATGTTCTTGATATTACAGAATCAGGTGCCACAGACTTCATTGAGCCCTGCCATGAGTACAAAGCTTTCATCAATACCACAGAAGAAACTCAAATGAGCAAGTTCACTTCTGAGGTCATTCGCTTTGCAGCTGCTTGCATGAACAGCCGCACCAATGGCACCATACACTTTGGAATTGGGGATATGCCAAATTTCACTCATGGACAAGTGTTGGGAGTGGTTGTTAAGGACAAAGAGGCTTTTACAAAGAAACTAAAATCTGCCATTAAGGATCAGTTTGAATATAAACATGAAAATGCTGCTCAAACCTGTATCAAGCCTCCCAGATTTGTTGAGGTTCTCAGTAAGGACAAGACATCATCTGAAAAGTATGTGATAGAAGTTGACATAGTTCCTAACTCAATTATATGTGAACAAAACTACTACGTCACTTTTAGTGATCacaaaaaagcaaagaaaaaggCCACAGATGTAGACACAAACAAAAGTGACACACAACCATCAGAAAAATTCTTTGTAAGAGATGGAGGCAGCAGCAGAAATCTTCTGGTACAAACCACATCTGCCAAACCAAAGAGTTTTCAGGAGTTTGACAAGTTTAAGAAGAACATACCGCAACTATCGGAGTACAGAAAAGAAGCAGAAGAGAGTAGAGTTGACAAGATTAAATGTAGTTATCAAGGCTCCAGACTAAGTCAGATGATAACTGGTGGATCAGGTTCTTTAGATAAGTCTCACTTTGAACGGTATGTGATCGTAACAAACAAATCACATGAAATCCATTTGGACTCAATAGAATTTCTTGTGGCGCTCAATCCAACAGCTGTGTTAGACTTTGATCCAGAATCAACTGAAAAGGGATTACAGTTCTTTTTTGACAAGCAGTGTACAACAAATGTGCATTTACCATCAGCGTTTAAAATTATTGATGGTGTTGAAGATACTGTAATAAAGCTGAAATTAACCAGAAACACAAGTTGGGTGGTCTGCAATGGAGGTACCAAGGGTGAAGAACCCTCAGACACGGAGAACTGGTTAATGGAAAAAGGGGCCTCTGTTCGAGATGTGATTTCATTCTTGTGCCGGAAAGATGTTCTTCCAAACAAACGATTCCTTGTCATATTCTTACTTCTGTCAAGAGTGAGTGACAAACTGGACCCCATTGTTGAGACTTTCAGTACATTCTGGCAGGAGCTCCAAGGCCAAGAGCAAATCCTTTGTATATGTGAAAATGAAGATGTGTTTACCTGCTGGAAGGATGCACTTGAATGTCGTTGTGGGATCGACATTTCTGGTAGATGCATATATGAGCTCAGGTTTTCTGAAGTCAATGGCACCATTCTAAGTCTTGTGTCCAAAAATCGTCGGTCCAGGCATTTCCTAACATGTGGTGGGGGAAGAAAAGTGATTCTTGAGAAGAAAGTGGAAAGTAGTCTGAATACCTTAGATGTTCTGTGCATGAACCAGTGTGAAGGAGGAAATGAGGACATACGTTCCATTGAAGAGAACTTCTACAGAGGAgaaacagcttcatggtggaactTCTATTTCTCAGAGCAGCCTGGGTCCACACCATTTATCAAACGGGATAAGTTTGATTTTATCATCAACACAGCCATTCCAGATTTGTGCACCTTGACGAAAGTTTGTGTCTTGTTGAACCTCATGCATGTACCCGGATGTGGTGGGACAACTTTGGCAATGCACACTTTGTGGACTCTTAAGGACAAATTCCGTTGCGCTGTCCTCAAAGACAGCAAAGCTGATAGTGTGGAAGTTGCTGCACAAGTGGTCAAACTTTTATTGTATTCCCCGAAAGAGCAGTCACCTCAAGAACAGTTGCCTCAAGTCCCAGTTATGCTGATGATAGATGAGTTTGATGACATGGACAAAGTATTTGAGTTACAGCGGCTTATTGAAGAAGAGTACATGACAAAGAACATTCCATCCAAGTCTGCACAGATAATTGTGTTGAACTGCATGAGGTCTGAGTCCTCTGGACAGACTGAGAGACCTGGAGACACTGTATTCATTGGAAATAATCTCTCAgaggaggagcaaaaacagtttgtgcagaaacttAAAGAAATGGAGAAAGAGTACAAGAACACAAACACATTCTATGGCTTCATGATCATGAAAGAGAACTTTAAGACAGAGTACATCGAGGGTGTAGTCCGCAACACCCTAAAGAACTTTGACATCAGCCAAAGACATGCAAAACTCTTGGCTATTTTAGCCTTGTTGAATGTGTACTGTAAGCAtgcttctctctctgtctctctttgtgaGGAATTTCTTGGTCTTCAGACAAAACCATTTTGTGGAACTGTCAGAATTGAAGATGGATTTGGGAAATTTTCTACTCTGATTTCCAACATTGAAGTTGCAGGCATGGTGGTATTCAAAGCTGTAAAAATGTTGCATCCACAGATTGCTTTGCATTGCTTGCTGGAGCTTTCGTCCACGCACAAAGTGAGCAAAGCCCACATTACCAACTTACTACTGACCAAAAACGAGCTCTATGACAGTACACAAGGCAAGGACATGCTCATGCAAAATATTCACTCCATGTTGGTGAAGAGGCGTTATTCCCTAGTGGAAGAATCTCAATTCTCCCCACTTATCCAACATATTGCAAGTGATACTCCAGGCGATGAAGAGTTAGTACTGTCAAATGCATCAAAGAGATTTGAAAAAGATGCTGTCATCTCTCAGTTACTAGCCAGGTACTATTGCCTAAAGAAGAAAAACTTCATAGAGGCAAAGAAGTGGGCACGGAAAGCAAAAGAGCTTTCCAGAGACAGCTCATATATTGCAGACACAATGGCACAGGTTTTCAAGCATGAGTTGAAGTCTGCCATTGAAAATGAGAAGGACGTACCTATTACACCTGAAAAACTAAAGACATTTCTCAAAATGGGTCAGTCAGCAATAGATGGATTTAAAGAAACACAGAGTCTTGCAAAGAAGGAGTCAGCAAAGCGATTAAAAACCAAGACAGACAATAGCCCTTTCAATACCTCAGGGTGTGTGGGAGAAATTCAGGTGGGACTGCTTATCACTGAAGTGCTGGAGAAGACTCCTGTGTTTTCTAAAGAACAAGTTCGTCACGACATAATGGGTGAAGTTCTCTCAGGGAACCTCAAGTTTCAGGATGTAGAGCAAAATGATCAGAGgcggaacaaacacacacactactACAGAATTCTCAGAGAGTCCGAGGATTTACTTTACAGCCTCAGAAATGGGATGAAGAAAAATTTTGACTTTCTTGAAAATTTTTCTGTCAACTTGGGTTCCAGATTTGGGATGACAGACATTCGTGAGCAAATAGTCCAAAAGGAACTTTTCAAATGCTTCACACAATATGCAAACCGCTTCTGCAAGACAGAGTCAAAAGAACTGTTGATGAACAAACATGCACACCCTATGCTGGTGGTGCACCAGGCCAGACATTTCTTGGAGAAGCAAAAAGCTGATACATTTTCTGGGATTTTGAATTGTCTTTCAAAAGACATCTCAAATGAAATAATGGAGAAAATTGCCAAGCGGTACAAAGTAATTTTGGGCCACCCTTGGACCAATGTGACAGACATGATCAACTTCATCTATGTCAATGTTGTGTTGAGTTGTATCAAACTAGGATCACAACAACTTCTCCCTTACAAAGAGCTCCTTCAATACCTTTGCCATGTTTTGAATAGGCCCATTTTACAAAGTGACTCC TTATCCTTACACTTCATTGCAGTCTTG TTGTTGTGGCCACAGCAGCATTTCACATTTCCGGACTGTAGTAGCCTGGGCGCTTACATTTCAGCCATGAGGAAGTCATATCATGCAGAGATGATGGATGTGTACAACGGCAAATGGC GTGTTCATTTCTTCCTGGGTAAGAAGCAGGGCTAC GAACGGCTGGTACAC GCCCGATACATTAAAGGGTCTACTAAGGCTGAGCATGATGACTTTCTCCTGCATTGGGAAAATGGCACAATATGGACGAGACATGAA GTGGTGGAGCTTCTTGAGAGGGTTACTGGTGTAGTAAACGAAAAATTAATCACTGGTGGATACTTCATTCCAAATCTGAAGGTTGAAGTTATCCCACTGT AAAGTCAGCTTAGTGGATGTCCAAATAAGTCAAACAGTGTCATGCTTCATGGTTTCTCAATGAAAGGCCCTGTTGCACTTGACATTAAATAA